One part of the Mariniblastus fucicola genome encodes these proteins:
- a CDS encoding phosphoadenosine phosphosulfate reductase family protein, with amino-acid sequence MTSEVRHILSLSGGKDSAALAIYMRDRVPEMEYLFHDTHKELDETYEYLERLQAILGKEIHQSNSKRGFDHWMTVYKGMIPSNQRRWCTKNLKLKPFEKWIGDGPVVNYVGLRADEKRSGFISAKPNIKTVFPFREDGLVYEDIMRILEESGLGLPKYTDWGRTRSGCFFCFYQQKIEWVRLKQKYPEKYEEAKAYEEAQLKYAKHIEGGGKKFYWSGDETLEELEQPERMKEIEKEWEERKKRRKRKSNKLVQILTDVEFEDDPGREDGCLICQL; translated from the coding sequence ATGACGAGTGAGGTTAGGCACATTTTGAGTTTGTCTGGCGGTAAAGATAGTGCTGCCCTCGCGATTTACATGCGTGATCGCGTGCCTGAAATGGAATATCTGTTTCACGACACTCACAAGGAACTTGACGAAACTTATGAGTACCTTGAACGTCTGCAGGCGATTCTTGGGAAAGAAATTCACCAAAGCAATTCTAAACGGGGTTTTGACCACTGGATGACGGTCTACAAAGGGATGATCCCCTCGAATCAGCGTCGTTGGTGTACAAAGAACTTGAAGCTTAAACCGTTTGAAAAATGGATTGGCGACGGCCCGGTTGTTAACTACGTTGGGCTACGGGCGGATGAGAAACGATCAGGCTTTATCAGTGCGAAGCCGAATATAAAAACCGTTTTCCCATTTCGCGAAGATGGACTTGTCTACGAAGACATCATGCGGATCTTGGAAGAGTCCGGCTTGGGCTTGCCCAAGTACACCGATTGGGGACGTACACGATCTGGCTGTTTCTTTTGCTTCTACCAACAGAAAATCGAATGGGTTCGGCTCAAGCAGAAGTACCCCGAAAAGTATGAGGAAGCAAAGGCGTATGAGGAAGCACAACTCAAATACGCCAAGCACATCGAAGGGGGTGGCAAAAAGTTCTACTGGAGCGGTGACGAAACTCTTGAAGAACTCGAACAGCCTGAGCGAATGAAAGAAATTGAAAAAGAATGGGAAGAGCGGAAGAAACGACGAAAGAGAAAGTCAAACAAGCTTGTACAAATCTTGACGGACGTTGAATTCGAAGACGATCCCGGTCGTGAAGATGGCTGCCTTATCTGCCAGCTATAA
- a CDS encoding ATP-binding protein, translating into MPFKITARTILQLGAELISSDGIAFYELIKNAFDAGSKKVHVDVLMRIPIEIVQEIADSYEELEFENEDLAESEQAQVNGWLSASKALARKHLISSSPLAKDWLATIDSIFDCDELMEAFYDANAITFSDYGDGMSLDDLDRYYLTVGTPHRHNQRKEAEDGENEGESNGVILGEKGIGRLSAMRLGRQLSVKTATEEDAFWNHLDIDWDDFGEEIGKLVGEVHVEPEEGEEITKEEDRGTTIRVSCLNENWSSTKLQEIANSDIARLLDPFTKKKRISVFLRFNGRKVVIPKISEILLDRAHAILDAEFQIVENEKGEPDVCLSGNVQYLVSSATGAKLRNRVNPFEKSYVDLMGIFENEDDVDLDTCISLGPFSIKCYWFNRRLIKKITINEETLDLKKIIRQWSGGLALYRDGFRVPPYGSGDDDWLDLDRGALASQGYKVNRAQLIGKVDITGTDNPHLVDQTNREGLRNSRQTRALVLLCKNVLEVELRGYLKDVDDEIREEEKISFGDLSEQLDEVESKINNSLDDLAAVHDQNVELGLAKVEKRLRSAYRTVVNVVDEMQGVVEATEDEKSKLLHLAALGLSVEKLAHELNRTTRHALEGVLKLL; encoded by the coding sequence ATGCCATTCAAAATTACGGCGAGAACGATTCTGCAACTAGGAGCTGAGTTAATCAGTTCCGATGGGATTGCATTTTATGAATTGATAAAAAACGCGTTCGACGCTGGCTCCAAGAAGGTTCACGTTGATGTGCTGATGCGCATTCCGATTGAGATAGTTCAAGAGATTGCCGACTCGTATGAAGAGCTAGAATTTGAAAATGAGGACTTGGCGGAATCCGAGCAGGCGCAAGTGAATGGGTGGCTCTCAGCAAGCAAAGCACTTGCAAGAAAGCACCTGATTTCGAGTTCCCCGTTGGCTAAAGATTGGCTTGCAACAATTGATTCCATATTCGATTGTGATGAATTGATGGAAGCCTTTTATGACGCCAACGCAATTACATTCTCCGACTATGGTGATGGTATGTCCTTGGATGACTTGGATCGCTATTACCTGACAGTAGGTACGCCCCATCGACACAACCAAAGGAAAGAAGCCGAAGACGGAGAAAACGAAGGCGAGAGTAATGGAGTAATCCTTGGCGAGAAAGGTATCGGAAGGCTTTCAGCAATGAGGCTTGGCCGTCAGCTCTCTGTTAAGACGGCGACAGAAGAAGATGCCTTTTGGAATCACTTAGATATTGACTGGGATGACTTCGGTGAAGAAATAGGCAAACTGGTTGGAGAGGTTCACGTCGAGCCTGAGGAAGGAGAAGAGATTACCAAAGAGGAAGACCGTGGAACGACTATTCGTGTTTCTTGCTTGAATGAAAATTGGTCTTCAACAAAGCTTCAAGAGATTGCCAATAGCGATATCGCTAGGTTGCTAGATCCGTTTACCAAGAAAAAGCGAATTTCCGTTTTCTTAAGGTTCAATGGACGGAAGGTCGTGATCCCAAAAATCAGCGAGATTTTACTCGATCGAGCCCACGCAATCCTTGATGCCGAATTTCAAATTGTTGAAAACGAGAAGGGTGAGCCAGATGTCTGCCTTTCAGGAAATGTTCAATATCTCGTTTCAAGCGCTACCGGAGCGAAGCTTCGGAATCGAGTGAATCCATTCGAAAAATCTTACGTGGATTTAATGGGCATTTTCGAAAATGAAGATGATGTCGACTTAGATACTTGTATTAGCCTAGGTCCCTTTTCGATCAAATGCTATTGGTTCAATCGCCGCCTAATTAAGAAGATAACTATTAATGAAGAAACCCTAGACTTGAAGAAAATCATTCGGCAATGGTCAGGAGGGTTGGCGCTCTACCGCGATGGGTTTCGTGTTCCACCCTATGGAAGTGGTGACGATGACTGGTTGGACTTAGACCGTGGGGCGTTAGCTTCGCAAGGATACAAAGTCAATCGCGCGCAGCTCATTGGGAAAGTCGACATTACTGGCACCGACAACCCCCACTTAGTAGATCAGACCAATCGTGAAGGATTGCGCAACAGCAGGCAAACCCGGGCACTGGTCTTACTCTGCAAGAATGTTTTAGAAGTAGAGTTGCGCGGATACCTTAAGGACGTCGACGACGAGATTCGCGAAGAGGAAAAGATCTCATTTGGCGATCTCTCAGAACAGCTCGACGAAGTCGAAAGCAAAATCAATAATTCGCTTGACGATTTAGCGGCTGTCCACGATCAAAACGTCGAGCTTGGGCTAGCGAAAGTTGAGAAGCGACTGCGATCGGCGTATAGGACTGTGGTAAATGTAGTAGACGAAATGCAAGGCGTTGTTGAAGCGACAGAGGATGAGAAAAGTAAGCTCCTCCACCTTGCAGCTCTAGGCCTTTCTGTTGAAAAGCTCGCCCATGAATTAAATCGAACAACTCGTCACGCCTTAGAAGGTGTTTTGAAATTGCTCTGA
- a CDS encoding HNH endonuclease — MTIHEAAHKALLELGTPTHVNPLCQYIVDKGYYDFGAKNPANALAIQLSRRSINVYIGKSNPDKVFYRSAPATYGLSSWLEADASDPRREMSKELDLVSILRSDSPQTEKEQLVLARIGQGKFRDQVLRLWEHQCAVTGAAFTLRASHIKPWRESDDQERLNPNNGLPLCANLDSLFDQFLITFDSDGCIAVSNRLSSDEQLKLGIDRGMRLRKKPWAELEEFLAFHQGEFQSLESDEQTPEDS; from the coding sequence ATGACGATCCACGAAGCAGCCCACAAAGCCTTGCTCGAACTCGGCACACCGACTCATGTTAATCCCCTTTGCCAATACATTGTTGACAAAGGGTATTACGATTTTGGTGCCAAGAACCCCGCAAATGCTCTGGCTATTCAGTTAAGTCGTCGTTCGATTAACGTTTACATTGGGAAGTCCAACCCAGACAAGGTCTTTTATAGATCGGCCCCAGCAACCTATGGGCTGTCTAGTTGGCTGGAAGCCGACGCAAGCGATCCTCGACGGGAGATGTCAAAGGAGTTGGACTTAGTTTCGATCCTTAGATCTGACTCGCCACAAACAGAGAAGGAACAGTTGGTTCTTGCCAGGATTGGACAAGGAAAGTTTCGCGATCAAGTCTTGCGCCTATGGGAACACCAGTGCGCTGTCACCGGAGCTGCATTTACGCTTCGCGCTTCACACATCAAACCTTGGCGCGAGTCTGACGATCAAGAACGGCTTAATCCCAATAACGGATTGCCTCTCTGTGCAAACCTAGACAGCCTTTTCGACCAATTCCTTATTACCTTTGATTCCGATGGCTGCATCGCGGTTTCAAATAGGCTCAGCAGTGACGAGCAATTGAAATTGGGGATTGATCGAGGAATGCGTCTGCGCAAAAAACCTTGGGCAGAACTTGAAGAGTTTCTCGCGTTTCACCAAGGTGAGTTTCAATCTTTGGAATCCGACGAGCAGACGCCTGAAGACTCTTGA
- a CDS encoding GntR family transcriptional regulator, translating into MSVSKYRRIANELRSDIAAGKFYPTGKLPSETQLVRQYEVSRPTAARALKELEDQGLIERRTGSGSFLRHKTASVADGQQVIGMLAPDISSTEILEVICGDLARLARLHDYAVLWGNEREESNDPERAEDRKDQNARAAEVDAAEAARQACDQFIKRDVQGVFFAPFENHDDSASLNLSITKSLRQAGISVILLDRDITPFPSRSEFDLVGIDNFGAGFKAAAHLLRMKCKRLLFLAPPRIAPTVCQRISGAREAVLQQNSEHHSVESSLNVVYVEPDQTEQVSDLVRCFSSRTRSRTLSQQKNASAATTNAKGKASIDDIDAIICSNDRVAATLMQTLARLKISIPSDIRLIGFDDVTYAQLLTTPLTTIRQPCRDIAVVAFRAMADSIEKVVVPPRQYLLPAELIVRESCGTYL; encoded by the coding sequence ATGAGCGTTTCCAAGTACCGCAGGATTGCCAACGAACTGCGTTCTGATATTGCAGCTGGCAAGTTTTACCCGACGGGAAAGCTGCCAAGTGAAACCCAACTTGTAAGGCAGTATGAAGTTTCGCGACCGACCGCCGCAAGAGCACTCAAGGAGCTTGAGGATCAAGGGTTAATTGAGCGTCGCACCGGGTCCGGTTCGTTTCTTCGCCACAAGACTGCCTCTGTCGCGGATGGGCAACAGGTGATCGGAATGCTCGCTCCGGACATTAGCTCGACCGAAATCCTCGAAGTCATTTGTGGCGACTTGGCGCGACTTGCTCGACTCCATGACTACGCCGTGCTGTGGGGTAATGAACGCGAAGAGTCAAATGATCCGGAGCGAGCGGAAGACCGGAAAGATCAGAACGCCCGTGCAGCCGAAGTTGATGCCGCTGAGGCTGCCCGTCAGGCGTGCGACCAGTTCATTAAACGCGATGTCCAAGGAGTTTTCTTTGCACCCTTTGAAAATCACGACGACAGCGCAAGCCTGAACCTGAGTATCACCAAGAGTTTGCGGCAAGCTGGAATCTCAGTCATTTTGCTGGACCGGGATATCACACCGTTTCCTTCGCGCAGTGAGTTTGACTTGGTGGGCATCGACAACTTTGGTGCAGGATTCAAAGCTGCAGCTCATTTATTGCGAATGAAATGCAAGCGCCTCTTGTTTCTGGCGCCCCCGAGAATTGCACCAACCGTCTGCCAGCGCATCTCCGGTGCACGCGAAGCGGTTTTGCAACAGAACAGTGAGCACCATTCGGTCGAGTCTTCGCTGAACGTGGTATACGTTGAACCGGATCAAACCGAGCAGGTTTCCGATCTTGTCAGGTGCTTTTCCAGCAGGACCAGAAGCCGAACCTTATCGCAACAAAAAAATGCCTCTGCGGCAACCACGAACGCGAAGGGCAAAGCGTCGATCGACGACATCGATGCGATCATTTGTTCCAACGACCGAGTGGCTGCCACATTGATGCAAACGCTGGCTAGATTGAAGATTTCGATCCCATCTGACATTCGGTTAATCGGATTCGACGACGTGACGTATGCTCAACTATTGACCACACCGCTGACAACGATTCGCCAACCCTGTCGGGACATTGCGGTCGTCGCCTTTCGCGCAATGGCGGACAGCATTGAAAAAGTCGTCGTTCCGCCACGGCAATACCTGTTGCCCGCAGAACTTATCGTCCGTGAATCATGCGGCACTTATTTGTAG
- a CDS encoding cysteine desulfurase family protein, whose protein sequence is MPLKYPIFLDHCSTTPVDESVLEAMLPYFREQFGNPGTSHPDLGGVAQRAVRKAREQVADLLVCHPNEIIWTSGATESNNLAIFGFTGTLAANKRHLITQVTEHSAVLEPLRSLEKAGWKVSYLPVDNSGLINVDQLKREISSDTALVSIMWGNNEIGTIQDVNAIGDVCREAGVPWHCDAAQTVGKVEIDLSEVHAEFLTVSAHKIYGPKGAGALYIRDLSKRNDIAPQLLGGEQEKGVRSGTLNVPGIVGLGHACELAARNMEIWNQRIRSLREQFERQILDGLNKVKINGNDFRLPHISNLSFDGIENEDALTMMPELVASTGSACHTASFQPSHVLKALGSNTEECSLRFGFGKDNTAEEVDAAVGLVIEAIKSCRALTQESSGVCSSDSKD, encoded by the coding sequence TTGCCTCTCAAATATCCAATTTTTCTCGATCATTGCTCCACGACCCCGGTAGACGAATCGGTGTTGGAAGCGATGCTGCCCTATTTTCGCGAGCAATTTGGCAATCCAGGCACCTCCCATCCGGATCTAGGCGGAGTCGCCCAGCGTGCGGTACGTAAAGCGAGGGAACAAGTGGCGGATCTTCTTGTTTGCCATCCCAATGAAATCATCTGGACGAGTGGGGCAACAGAATCGAACAACCTTGCTATTTTTGGTTTCACCGGCACTCTGGCTGCCAACAAGCGGCATTTGATTACCCAAGTCACAGAGCATTCTGCAGTGCTTGAACCATTGAGAAGCCTTGAAAAAGCTGGTTGGAAAGTCTCGTATTTGCCCGTAGACAATTCTGGATTGATCAACGTTGATCAGCTGAAGCGTGAGATTTCCAGTGACACTGCTTTGGTTTCGATCATGTGGGGCAACAACGAAATTGGAACGATTCAAGACGTCAATGCCATTGGGGACGTTTGTCGCGAGGCTGGAGTACCATGGCATTGTGACGCTGCTCAAACCGTCGGCAAGGTTGAGATTGACTTGTCAGAGGTACACGCAGAGTTTTTGACTGTATCAGCTCACAAGATCTATGGCCCTAAGGGAGCAGGCGCACTTTACATTCGCGATCTCTCAAAGCGGAATGATATCGCTCCGCAATTGCTGGGAGGCGAACAGGAAAAGGGCGTTCGTAGCGGAACATTAAACGTCCCTGGAATCGTTGGCTTAGGCCATGCCTGTGAATTGGCTGCAAGAAATATGGAAATTTGGAATCAAAGGATCCGTAGCCTCCGTGAGCAATTCGAAAGACAAATCTTAGACGGGCTCAACAAGGTCAAAATAAACGGAAATGATTTCCGTTTGCCACACATTTCCAATTTGTCATTCGATGGAATTGAAAACGAAGACGCCCTGACAATGATGCCTGAGTTGGTGGCAAGCACAGGATCAGCATGTCACACGGCAAGTTTTCAACCAAGCCATGTCCTGAAGGCTCTTGGAAGCAACACTGAAGAATGTTCGTTGCGATTCGGGTTTGGCAAAGACAACACGGCGGAGGAGGTCGATGCGGCAGTAGGCCTGGTCATTGAAGCAATTAAATCCTGTCGAGCTTTGACTCAAGAGTCTTCAGGCGTCTGCTCGTCGGATTCCAAAGATTGA
- a CDS encoding endonuclease NucS domain-containing protein, whose protein sequence is MVAQLHVGGSKQGTTEPASNELPEQVATQTIGLERDMQTAIRLNIEQLEPGLRITDGGKERSVETGFIDICATDADGKTVVIELKTGVAGQRAVAQVLSYIGSVMDEEDVGDVRGMLVASDFDRKARAAAKVVPALTLIRYQFSFQFTQE, encoded by the coding sequence ATGGTTGCACAACTTCATGTTGGTGGATCGAAACAGGGGACCACTGAACCTGCCAGTAACGAATTGCCCGAACAAGTTGCGACCCAAACGATAGGGCTTGAACGAGATATGCAAACTGCAATCCGTTTGAACATTGAGCAGTTGGAACCCGGTCTCAGAATCACTGACGGAGGCAAAGAGCGGTCTGTTGAAACAGGATTCATAGATATTTGTGCTACGGACGCGGATGGCAAAACGGTTGTTATCGAGTTAAAAACCGGCGTCGCGGGACAAAGGGCCGTTGCCCAAGTATTGAGCTATATCGGAAGTGTCATGGACGAAGAGGATGTCGGTGATGTTCGGGGAATGCTTGTCGCTTCTGACTTTGACAGAAAGGCGCGTGCTGCTGCTAAAGTCGTTCCTGCACTCACATTGATTCGTTATCAGTTTTCGTTTCAGTTTACTCAGGAATAG
- a CDS encoding haloacid dehalogenase-like hydrolase, with amino-acid sequence MNTTLPRTENGTATKRVASERRSEQPESAVATRPKHLLLASDFDQTLSFNDTGVELSDMLGLPDFEQRVAGLASSHLVQQGGELTYLLLHDPDYRQVRREHLVEAGKRIRLKKNLAPLMELLMEGIDGHRFTFFVVSASPEEVVRSALDGIVAPENIVGTQLNYHPQSGEITSVSQLTAGYGKVTVLTELQERLGIPWDRVVYMGDGSSDVHVMLHVNSCDGYTIALSENRHLAQIARRTVLSDNAFSVLVPILEDVVGWKDRAMIRELFEKCGLEVQGWERNQVDRLTILPTNFVSTSPEMRCE; translated from the coding sequence ATGAATACGACGTTACCAAGGACAGAAAATGGCACGGCGACTAAACGCGTGGCCAGCGAGCGGCGTAGCGAACAACCGGAATCCGCCGTCGCCACAAGGCCAAAGCACCTTTTGTTGGCCAGTGACTTTGACCAGACGCTCAGCTTCAACGATACCGGCGTGGAACTGAGCGATATGCTCGGCTTGCCCGACTTTGAGCAGCGAGTTGCTGGATTGGCGAGTTCCCATTTGGTACAGCAGGGTGGCGAGCTGACTTATCTGCTGTTGCATGACCCGGACTACAGGCAAGTCCGCCGTGAGCACTTGGTGGAAGCTGGCAAGCGAATCCGGCTGAAGAAGAATCTTGCGCCGCTGATGGAGCTGTTGATGGAGGGAATCGACGGCCACCGATTCACGTTCTTCGTCGTATCGGCCTCTCCCGAAGAAGTCGTACGATCAGCACTGGATGGAATCGTGGCACCGGAGAACATTGTTGGAACTCAATTGAACTATCACCCGCAGAGTGGTGAGATCACATCGGTTTCGCAATTGACAGCGGGATACGGAAAAGTGACCGTATTGACGGAATTGCAGGAGCGACTGGGAATACCGTGGGACCGCGTGGTCTACATGGGCGACGGCAGTTCAGATGTTCACGTCATGCTGCATGTCAACAGTTGTGACGGGTACACGATTGCGCTTTCGGAAAACCGGCACCTGGCTCAGATCGCGAGACGGACGGTATTGAGTGATAACGCATTCAGTGTGCTTGTCCCCATTCTCGAAGATGTCGTTGGCTGGAAAGATCGCGCGATGATTCGTGAACTGTTTGAAAAATGCGGACTCGAAGTACAGGGTTGGGAAAGGAATCAGGTCGATCGGCTGACGATTTTACCGACAAACTTTGTTTCCACTTCGCCGGAGATGCGTTGTGAATAG
- a CDS encoding helix-turn-helix domain-containing protein produces the protein MSISDTLKKAVEKAVKQQSMRSVARESGVEPAVLSRWLSGDKIPRGDTLDAIANWAGFELKKK, from the coding sequence ATGAGCATTTCAGACACACTTAAAAAAGCCGTTGAAAAGGCCGTCAAGCAACAAAGCATGCGATCAGTCGCCAGAGAGTCTGGCGTTGAACCCGCTGTCCTGTCCCGATGGCTGTCAGGTGACAAGATCCCTCGTGGTGATACATTGGACGCCATCGCGAATTGGGCTGGTTTTGAACTGAAGAAAAAGTAG
- a CDS encoding ArdC-like ssDNA-binding domain-containing protein, whose protein sequence is MTTATKNNRAKEILVENVTDLINSEQYKAALSFRQNFQHHYSFRNLFLIFSQCPEARMIAGYRKWQAIGRQVKKGERSIAILAPMLKKDEQTGDQKLIGYRSVSVFDIGQTVGEEIPAMPEARTILGDNKAIQDARKACEELAESLGLEVEYKTLEGPCGVYLPQYAKILIDKHLPAAHRLKTLIHEISHAMLDHGTSDQPRHVMELEAESAAYMICDSLGLDTSDYSFAYLAGWAEKPEEVITAAERACKLADQIMEQMQTVAA, encoded by the coding sequence ATGACTACTGCTACCAAGAACAATCGCGCTAAAGAGATCCTTGTTGAAAACGTAACCGACTTGATCAACTCAGAGCAGTACAAAGCTGCTTTGTCTTTCCGGCAGAACTTCCAACACCACTACAGCTTCCGGAACCTGTTTCTGATCTTCTCCCAGTGCCCAGAAGCCCGAATGATCGCAGGCTATCGCAAATGGCAGGCAATTGGCCGCCAAGTAAAGAAAGGAGAAAGAAGCATCGCGATTCTGGCCCCAATGCTAAAGAAAGATGAGCAGACTGGGGACCAAAAGCTAATTGGTTACAGATCAGTCAGCGTATTCGACATCGGCCAAACCGTTGGTGAAGAAATCCCAGCAATGCCAGAGGCAAGAACCATCCTGGGCGACAACAAAGCCATACAGGACGCCAGAAAAGCATGCGAAGAACTGGCAGAGTCATTGGGGCTGGAAGTCGAATACAAGACGCTTGAGGGACCATGTGGAGTCTACTTGCCACAATACGCCAAGATCCTCATTGATAAGCATCTACCCGCAGCACATCGCTTGAAGACGCTGATACATGAAATTAGTCACGCCATGCTAGATCACGGCACCAGCGACCAGCCAAGACACGTCATGGAACTGGAAGCAGAATCAGCAGCTTACATGATTTGTGACTCGCTGGGATTGGATACATCAGACTATTCATTTGCGTATCTGGCTGGTTGGGCAGAGAAGCCTGAAGAAGTCATCACAGCCGCCGAGAGAGCCTGCAAACTTGCAGATCAGATCATGGAACAGATGCAAACAGTAGCCGCATAG
- a CDS encoding IS5 family transposase, which translates to MSIEYPSSLSDDQWRLLRRLIPPAKLRGRKRIDRRQIVDAILYWCRTGCQWRLLPDCFPNWNTVYGVYRAWRIDGTWQRIHDRLREKVRRKEGRKPTPTAAIIDSQSIRSAEGGELRGYDAAKRITGRKRHILVDTLGLVMVVVVHSADLQDYEGAHLVLENIRQKFRRLRVIFADSIYGRADLPEFLKQWYRVILQTVKRPVEAEGFVVLPKRWIVERTFAWLGKFRRLSKDYERLTQNSETVIRIAMIQFMLNRLEK; encoded by the coding sequence ATGAGTATTGAGTATCCCAGCAGTCTCAGTGATGATCAATGGCGATTGCTTCGTCGTCTGATTCCGCCAGCAAAACTTCGCGGCCGCAAACGAATCGATCGGCGTCAAATTGTCGATGCGATATTGTATTGGTGTCGAACGGGCTGCCAGTGGCGGTTGCTTCCGGACTGCTTTCCGAATTGGAACACGGTTTATGGAGTTTATCGAGCTTGGCGTATTGATGGGACATGGCAACGCATTCACGATCGTCTTCGCGAAAAGGTACGCCGCAAAGAAGGCAGGAAGCCAACGCCAACAGCAGCCATCATTGATTCGCAAAGCATTCGCAGTGCTGAAGGAGGAGAATTACGCGGGTATGACGCGGCGAAACGAATTACCGGACGAAAGCGTCACATCCTGGTGGATACGTTGGGGCTTGTGATGGTCGTTGTTGTCCACTCGGCCGATCTACAAGACTACGAAGGTGCACATCTTGTTCTTGAAAACATCAGACAGAAGTTTCGTCGGCTTCGAGTCATCTTCGCGGACTCGATTTACGGGCGGGCTGATTTGCCGGAGTTCCTGAAGCAATGGTATCGTGTCATCTTGCAAACCGTTAAGCGTCCGGTCGAAGCCGAAGGGTTCGTTGTCTTACCCAAGCGATGGATCGTTGAACGGACTTTCGCATGGCTTGGAAAATTCAGAAGGCTCTCAAAGGACTATGAAAGACTGACTCAAAACAGCGAAACTGTCATACGAATCGCAATGATTCAATTCATGCTAAACAGGCTGGAAAAATAA
- a CDS encoding sensor histidine kinase produces the protein MVSLQKRLQNLDPQLGPKRNRKESFSLNDCLSLVVDAYRAKALRHDVSIDLVFKPRRQSALKTVKACVIQVVQNLLENSFFWLTTKRRKFDTDQADRAIDIVVLGRRGLLKISDNGPGIAPENKERIFKEFYTTRKSGGGRGLGLYIARELLELYGGTIELSDEIVNENGRLNTFIIDFSAMKDDSNE, from the coding sequence TTGGTCTCATTGCAAAAAAGGTTACAGAACCTTGACCCGCAATTAGGGCCGAAACGAAATCGCAAGGAGAGTTTTTCTTTGAACGACTGCTTGTCATTGGTTGTCGATGCATACCGGGCAAAGGCATTGCGCCACGACGTTTCAATCGACTTAGTGTTCAAGCCTCGCAGACAGTCTGCGTTGAAGACGGTAAAGGCTTGCGTAATTCAGGTAGTTCAAAACCTGCTCGAGAATTCGTTTTTCTGGCTAACAACTAAGCGGCGTAAGTTCGACACTGACCAAGCCGATCGCGCAATTGATATCGTCGTTCTAGGTCGACGCGGTCTCCTTAAAATTAGCGACAATGGTCCAGGCATTGCCCCTGAAAACAAAGAGCGAATTTTTAAGGAATTCTATACAACCAGAAAGTCAGGCGGAGGACGCGGTCTAGGGCTATATATTGCTCGTGAACTCCTAGAACTATACGGTGGGACAATTGAACTATCCGATGAAATCGTCAACGAAAACGGAAGATTGAATACATTCATCATTGATTTCTCGGCAATGAAAGATGACAGCAATGAATGA